In one Lycium barbarum isolate Lr01 chromosome 7, ASM1917538v2, whole genome shotgun sequence genomic region, the following are encoded:
- the LOC132603494 gene encoding uncharacterized protein LOC132603494 isoform X2, whose product MSSSPSRSRGEQRPRNFDTEAKRMCWAKAETVPGRHPERWRKDSAGNVVCKRFFNCQGCLCFEYDHIIPFSKGGESIAENCQILQTRVNRLKANKDEIDTSQLKSYSCDIKFTGIPMFSALTR is encoded by the exons ATGAGCTCATCACCAAGTCGATCTCGAGGAGAGCAAAGGCCACGGAATTTTGACACAGAAGCGAAGAGGATGTGTTGGGCTAAGGCTGAGACTGTACCTGGTCGACATCCTGAACGCTGGCGCAAAGATTCCGCTGGTAACGTTGTCTGCAAACGCTTCTTCAATTGTCAAGGTTGTCTTTGCTTTGAGTATGACCACATCATTCCCTTCTCCAAAG GGGGTGAGTCCATAGCGGAGAATTGCCAGATCCTTCAGACAAGGGTGAACAGGCTTAAAGCCAACAAGGATGAGATTGATACTAGTCAGTTAAAAAGCTACTCCTGCGATATCAAGTTCACTG GTATTCCCATGTTTTCAGCTTTAACAAGATAA
- the LOC132603495 gene encoding cation/H(+) antiporter 4-like, producing the protein MSNSKESISTQKVLQCVSFPPRGFSLGFFRKGSTPWIYSVPTIEFQILIMYIVTQLFHIPLKRLGFPKLASEIFAGLILGSTLLGRYKTYQETLFPLPSQSILGALSTFGYLLFLFLSGVKMDTSMTRKLGRRALVIGVLNHIIPLVTGMITIFALSSSFFQEGVPTLSPHIEVITIARTSFPVISFLLKDLGLLNSELGRLALSSALISDLFGLTINATGVLVYIGARNPLERAIKDAILLIFFIIVVIFVFRPLMIWVVKRTPEGKPVKDVYILLIVLAVLLSGIFSDWFEQTVLVGPLIFGLAVPEGPPLGSTLVDKLDPFASGFLLPIFVSLMSLRTNLSAINPSSSYTFANIILICVASISKILACLLPMLYCKMPLNDAAAISLIMSTRGVVDLAIYSFLRDTKIINQASFAFMVIATAVTAIFVQIMVRWLYDPSRKYAGYQRRNLRNSNNKLPILVCIHNQHNTAAILRLLEKSNPTRDFPIVANVLHLIELRGRASSVFISHQVQTKAISDVSYSENVILAFQGYERNNYGAVTIQAFTAISPRNLMHEDICTLALDVLASIIILPFHRKWAVDGSVEVEDHILRTLNSSVLERAPCSVGILVDRGQLRRSNSVRSSENVYSVAILFLGGNDDEEALTFAKRMAISGTISLTVIRLISKQDIDQVLDLDIIGDWKHSRSSWENVQYIEHHVNETTETALLVRSLVDDYDLIITGRRDNIHSPLTAGLEEWSEIPELGVVGDMLASKDLKTRASVLVIQQQQTAL; encoded by the exons ATGAGCAATTCCAAAGAATCCATCTCTACACAAAAGGTTCTTCAATGTGTATCATTCCCTCCAAGAggattttcacttggattctttcgGAAAGGGTCCACTCCCTGGATTTATTCAGTCCCAACAATTGAATTTCAAATACTCATTATGTATATTGTCACCCAACTTTTTCATATTCCTCTCAAGCGCCTTGGATTTCCCAAGCTTGCTTCTGAAATCTTT GCGGGGCTAATTCTTGGATCTACTTTGCTTGGGCGTTATAAGACTTACCAAGAAACCTTGTTTCCTCTTCCAAGTCAATCAATTCTTGGTGCACTGTCAACTTTCGGTTACCTACTTTTCCTGTTTCTAAGTGGTGTGAAAATGGACACTAGCATGACAAGGAAATTAGGAAGGAGGGCACTAGTAATAGGTGTTCTTAATCACATAATTCCTTTGGTAACCGGTATGATAACCATATTTGCATTATCAAGCTCTTTCTTTCAAGAAGGCGTCCCAACACTCTCCCCTCATATTGAAGTGATAACTATTGCTAGGACGTCATTTCCTGTCATCTCTTTCCTCCTTAAGGATCTCGGACTTCTTAATTCAGAACTTGGGCGATTAGCACTCTCTTCAGCACTTATTAGTGACTTATTTGGGCTCACTATCAACGCAACTGGCGTTCTAGTTTATATAGGTGCAAGGAATCCACTGGAAAGAGCAATCAAGGATGCGAtacttttaatttttttcattATTGTGGTTATTTTTGTCTTTAGGCCACTAATGATATGGGTAGTCAAAAGGACCCCTGAAGGGAAGCCTGTTAAAGACGTTTACATATTGCTAATTGTTCTTGCCGTATTACTTTCTGGTATCTTTTCTGACTGGTTTGAACAAACAGTTCTTGTAGGTCCTTTAATATTTGGATTGGCCGTACCTGAGGGACCCCCTTTAGGATCTACTCTAGTAGATAAACTTGATCCATTTGCCTCTGGCTTTCTGTTGCCTATTTTTGTTAGTCTAATGTCATTAAGAACAAATCTCTCTGCCATAAATCCCTCTTCTTCTTATACATTTGCCAATATTATCCTAATTTGTGTCGCAAGTATATCCAAAATCCTAGCATGTTTACTTCCCATGCTATATTGCAAAATGCCTTTAAATGATGCTGCAGCAATCAGCCTCATAATGTCTACAAGAGGCGTCGTCGACTTGGCTATCTATAGCTTTCTAAGAGATACTAAG ATTATCAATCAGGCGAGTTTTGCTTTTATGGTTATAGCAACAGCTGTTACAGCAATATTTGTGCAAATCATGGTGAGATGGCTTTATGATCCATCTAGGAAATATGCCGGATATCAAAGAAGAAACTTAAGGAACTCCAACAACAAGTTACCCATACTTGTTTGCATCCATAATCAGCATAACACTGCTGCTATACTTAGACTACTGGAGAAATCTAATCCCACTAGGGATTTCCCTATAGTTGCCAATGTTCTCCACCTTATAGAGCTACGAGGTCGAGCATCTTCTGTTTTCATCTCTCACCAAGTTCAGACAAAGGCCATTTCTGATGTATCTTATTCGGAAAATGTCATTCTTGCTTTCCAGGGGTATGAACGGAACAACTATGGAGCTGTGACCATTCAGGCCTTTACGGCTATCTCCCCGCGCAATCTAATGCATGAGGATATATGTACCCTTGCCCTTGATGTCCTTGCATCCATCATTATATTGCCCTTTCATCGAAAATGGGCCGTGGATGGATCAGTAGAAGTTGAAGACCACATCTTGAGAACTTTGAACTCTAGTGTTCTTGAAAGAGCTCCTTGTTCTGTTGGAATCCTAGTTGATCGAGGCCAGTTGCGACGTTCCAACTCTGTCCGTTCATCAGAGAATGTATATTCTGTTGCTATATTATTTCTAGGAGGAAATGACGACGAAGAAGCATTAACGTTTGCTAAACGAATGGCTATTAGTGGGACCATTAGCCTCACAGTGATACGGCTAATTTCCAAGCAAGATATCGATCAAGTTCTTGATTTGGATATTATAGGTGATTGGAAACATAGCCGAAGTAGTTGGGAAAATGTGCAGTATATCGAGCATCACGTGAATGAAACAACAGAGACAGCATTATTAGTTCGTTCGTTAGTGGACGATTATGACCTTATAATAACAGGGCGACGAGACAATATACATTCTCCTCTAACAGCAGGACTTGAAGAATGGAGTGAAATCCCAGAGTTAGGAGTCGTTGGCGACATGCTTGCCTCAAAGGATCTAAAGACAAGGGCTTCTGTCCTAGTGATTCAACAACAGCAAACAGCTCTATAG